From a single Candidatus Methylomirabilota bacterium genomic region:
- a CDS encoding epoxide hydrolase, giving the protein MPPAPFRIQVPDATLADLRERLARVRWPDQAPGAEWAFGSSLAYMKELVAYWKDRYDWRAHEAALNASRQFTTKVAGIDLHFIHEAGRGPKPLPLLLSHGWPGSVWEFHKILPMLTDPARFGGDPADSFTVVAPSLPGYGFSYAPGQPRFGIVEMADAFATLMTDVLGYRRFAAQGGDWGGFITSRLGAAYPDRLAGIHVNLLSLRRDIKPPAQPSAEEKQYLDDLARWQREETGYQWIQGTRPQTLAFGLSDSPTGLAAWIVEKFRAWSDCGGDVERRFTKDELLTNVMIYWVTGSINASFWPYYARFHTPWPIADGQRIEVPTAYAAFPKEIVRPPRAWAERMYNITRWTDMPAGGHFAAMEEPAALAADLRAFFREYR; this is encoded by the coding sequence ATGCCGCCCGCGCCCTTCCGCATCCAGGTTCCCGACGCCACGCTCGCCGATCTGCGCGAGCGCCTGGCCCGCGTGCGCTGGCCCGATCAGGCCCCCGGCGCCGAGTGGGCCTTCGGCAGCAGTCTCGCCTACATGAAGGAGCTGGTCGCGTACTGGAAGGACCGCTACGACTGGCGCGCGCACGAGGCCGCGCTCAACGCCTCCCGCCAGTTCACCACCAAGGTCGCGGGCATCGACCTGCACTTCATCCACGAGGCGGGGCGCGGCCCGAAGCCGCTGCCGCTGCTGCTCTCCCACGGCTGGCCGGGCTCGGTGTGGGAGTTCCACAAGATCCTGCCGATGCTCACCGATCCCGCGCGCTTCGGCGGCGACCCCGCCGACTCGTTCACGGTGGTCGCGCCGTCACTGCCGGGCTATGGCTTCTCCTACGCGCCGGGCCAGCCGCGTTTCGGGATCGTGGAGATGGCGGACGCCTTCGCGACGCTCATGACCGACGTGCTCGGCTACCGGCGCTTCGCCGCGCAGGGCGGCGACTGGGGCGGCTTCATCACCTCACGGCTCGGCGCGGCGTATCCGGATCGGTTGGCGGGCATTCACGTGAACCTGCTGTCCCTGCGGCGCGACATCAAGCCGCCGGCCCAGCCTTCCGCGGAGGAGAAGCAGTACCTCGACGACCTCGCCAGGTGGCAGCGCGAGGAGACGGGCTACCAGTGGATCCAGGGCACGCGGCCCCAGACCCTCGCCTTCGGCCTGAGCGACTCGCCGACCGGCCTCGCCGCGTGGATCGTGGAGAAGTTCCGCGCGTGGAGCGACTGCGGCGGGGACGTGGAGCGGCGCTTCACCAAGGACGAGCTGCTCACCAACGTGATGATCTACTGGGTGACCGGCAGCATCAACGCCTCGTTCTGGCCCTACTACGCCCGGTTCCACACTCCGTGGCCGATCGCGGACGGGCAGCGCATCGAGGTGCCGACCGCCTACGCCGCCTTCCCCAAGGAGATCGTGCGCCCACCCCGCGCGTGGGCCGAGCGCATGTACAACATCACGCGCTGGACCGACATGCCGGCGGGCGGCCACTTCGCGGCGATGGAGGAGCCGGCGGCCCTGGCCGCCGACCTCCGTGCCTTCTTCCGGGAGTACCGCTGA
- a CDS encoding methylmalonyl-CoA mutase family protein — protein DTNGRFRYLIEQGQTGLSVDFDMPTLMGYDSDDPRSLGEVGREGVAIDTLDDMEALFADIDLERISVSMTINPSAWILLAMYVALAESRGFDLNKLSGTVQADILKEYVAQKEWIFPIRPSMRIMRDMIVWSARNLARYNPINISGYHISEAGATSVQELAFTMANAIAYVEEVTRAGVPVDEFAPRLAFYFVAQADFFEEVAKFRAARRIYARLMKERFGATKAESMRLRFHCQTAAATLTKAQPVNNIIRTALQALSAVLGGAQSLHTNGMDEAYAIPSEEAMKIALRTQQVIALETNVTSVVDPLGGSYYVEALTNRVEAEVMAILAKVDAMGGTIKAIEEGFFQREIADSAYDFARRKAAGEAAVIGVNVLVEPSEPPAIPIHKVDPAVEARQIRRLTEVRRRRDRALVDRLLERLEREAREPATNLMPVTIELVRARASLGEIAARLRKVWGSYIERPVF, from the coding sequence GGCGTGGCCATCGACACGCTCGACGACATGGAGGCCCTCTTCGCCGACATCGACCTCGAGCGCATCTCGGTCTCGATGACCATCAATCCCAGCGCGTGGATCCTGCTCGCCATGTACGTGGCGCTCGCGGAGTCGCGCGGGTTCGACCTGAACAAGCTGTCCGGCACCGTGCAGGCCGACATCCTGAAGGAGTACGTGGCCCAGAAGGAGTGGATCTTCCCGATCCGCCCGTCGATGCGGATCATGCGCGACATGATCGTGTGGAGCGCGCGAAACCTGGCCCGCTACAACCCGATCAACATCAGCGGCTATCACATCTCGGAGGCGGGGGCGACGTCGGTGCAGGAGCTGGCCTTCACCATGGCCAACGCCATCGCCTACGTGGAGGAGGTCACGCGCGCGGGCGTGCCGGTCGACGAGTTCGCCCCGCGGCTGGCCTTCTACTTCGTGGCCCAGGCCGACTTCTTCGAGGAGGTCGCCAAGTTCCGGGCGGCCCGCCGCATCTACGCCCGCTTGATGAAGGAGCGCTTCGGAGCCACGAAGGCCGAGTCGATGCGCCTGCGCTTTCACTGCCAGACCGCGGCGGCCACGCTCACCAAGGCCCAGCCGGTCAACAACATCATCCGCACCGCGCTCCAGGCGCTCTCCGCGGTGCTGGGCGGCGCTCAGTCGCTGCACACCAACGGCATGGACGAGGCGTACGCAATTCCCTCCGAGGAGGCGATGAAGATCGCGCTGCGCACCCAGCAGGTCATCGCGCTCGAGACCAACGTGACCAGCGTGGTGGACCCGCTCGGCGGCTCGTACTACGTCGAGGCACTCACCAACCGCGTGGAGGCCGAGGTGATGGCGATCCTGGCCAAGGTCGACGCCATGGGCGGCACCATCAAGGCCATCGAGGAGGGCTTCTTCCAGCGCGAGATCGCCGACTCCGCCTACGACTTCGCCCGGCGCAAGGCGGCCGGCGAGGCGGCGGTGATCGGCGTCAACGTCCTGGTCGAGCCCTCGGAGCCCCCCGCGATCCCGATCCACAAGGTGGACCCGGCGGTGGAGGCGCGCCAGATCCGGCGGCTCACCGAGGTGCGGCGCCGGCGGGACCGGGCCCTGGTCGACCGGCTGCTGGAGCGCCTCGAGCGCGAGGCGCGCGAGCCGGCCACCAACCTGATGCCGGTGACGATCGAGCTGGTCCGAGCCCGCGCCTCGCTCGGCGAGATCGCCGCCCGTCTCCGGAAGGTCTGGGGCTCGTACATCGAGCGGCCGGTGTTCTGA